A section of the Saccopteryx leptura isolate mSacLep1 chromosome 4, mSacLep1_pri_phased_curated, whole genome shotgun sequence genome encodes:
- the SEC14L1 gene encoding SEC14-like protein 1 isoform X2, whose translation MVQKYQSPVRVYKHPFELIMAAYERRFPTCPLIPMFMDSDTVSEFKSEDGAIHVIERRCKLDIDAPRLLKKIAGVDYVYFVQKNSLNSRERTLHIEAHNETFANRVIIKEHCCYTVHPENDDWTCFEQSASLDIKSFFGFESTVEKIAMKQYTSNIKKGKEIIEYYLHQLEEEGITFVPRWTPPSFAPSSETSVSCRKQAASLAVVVPDAAQKEGLGSEALSTPSAAPEPVVGTPDDKLDADYIKRYLGDLTPLQESCLIRLRQWLQETHKGKIPKDEHILRFLRARDFNIDKAREIMCQSLTWRKQHQVDYILDTWHPPQVLQDYYAGGWHHHDKDGRPLYVLRLGQMDTKGLVRALGEEALLRYVLSINEEGLRRCEENTKVFGRPISSWTCLVDLEGLNMRHLWRPGVKALLRIIEVVEANYPETLGRLLILRAPRVFPVLWTLVSPFIDDNTRRKFLIYAGNDYQGPGGLLDYIDKEIIPDFLGGECMCEVPEGGLVPKSLYRTAEELENEDLKLWTETIYQSASVFKGTPHEILIQIVDASSVITWDFDVCKGDIVFNIYHSKRSPQPPKKDSLGAHSITSPGGNNVQLIDRAWQLGRDYSMVESPLICKEGESVQGSHVTRWPGFYILQWKFHNMPACATTSLPRVDDVLASLQVSSHKCKVMYYTEVIGSEDFRGSMTSLESSHSGFSQLSAATTSSSQSYSSSMISR comes from the exons GCCTATGAAAGGAGATTTCCTACATGTCCTTTGATTCCGATGTTCATGGACAGTGACACTGTGAGTGAATTCAAGAGTGAGGATGGGGCTATTCACGTTATAGAAAGACGTTGCAAACTGGACATAGACGCACCCAGACTGCTGAAAAAG attgcCGGAGTTGACTATGTTTATTTTGTCCAGAAAAACTCACTGAATTCTCGGGAACGTACTTTGCACATTGAGGCGCATAATGAGACGTTTGCCAATCGGGTCATCATTAAGGAGCACTGCTGCTACACT GTTCACCCTGAAAATGATGATTGGACCTGTTTTGAACAGTCTGCCAGTTTAGATATTAAATCTTTCTTTGGTTTTGAAAGTACAGTGGAAAAAATTGCAATGAAACAATATAccagcaacattaaaaaa ggaaaagaaatcattGAGTACTACCTTCATCAGCTAGAGGAAGAAGGCATAACGTTTGTACCCCGCTGGACTCCTCCCTCCTTCGCACCCTCTTCAGAGACATCTGTATCGTGCAGGAAGCAAGCAGCGTCATTGGCTGTTGTGGTCCCAGACGCTGCGCAGAAGGAAGGGCTGGGCAGCGAGGCCCTCAGTACCCCTAGCGCAGCCCCTGAGCCTGTGGTGGGGACCCCCGACG ACAAACTGGATGCAGACTACATCAAGAGGTACCTGGGTGACTTGACTCCACTGCAGGAGAGCTGCCTGATCCGGCTTCGCCAATGGCTCCAGGAGACCCACAAGGGCAAA ATCCCAAAAGACGAGCATATTCTTCGGTTCTTACGTGCCCGAGACTTCAATATAGACAAAGCCAGAGAGATCATGTGTCAGTCTTTGACTTGGCGAAAGCAGCACCAGGTGGATTACATTCTTGACACCTGGCACCCTCCCCAGGTCCTTCAGGACTACTATGCGGGAGGCTGGCACCATCACGACAAAG ATGGTCGGCCCCTCTATGTGCTTAGGCTGGGGCAGATGGACACCAAAGGCTTGGTAAGGGCCCTCGGGGAGGAGGCCCTGCTGAGATAT GTTCTCTCCATCAATGAAGAAGGGCTACGACGATGTGAAGAAAACACGAAAGTTTTTGGCAGGCCCATCAG TTCGTGGACCTGCCTGGTGGACCTGGAGGGACTGAACATGCGCCACTTGTGGAGACCTGGCGTCAAGGCCCTGCTGCGCATCATTGAGGTGGTGGAAGCCAACTACCCTGAGACACTGGGCCGTCTGCTGATACTGCGGGCTCCCCGGGTGTTTCCTGTCCTCTGGACACTG GTTAGTCCATTCATCGATGACAACACCAGAAGGAAATTCCTTATTTACGCGGGAAACGATTACCAGGGCCCAGGCGGCCTGCTGGATTACATCGACAAAGAGATCATCCCAGATTTCTTGGGCGGGGAGTGCATG TGTGAAGTACCAGAGGGCGGGCTGGTGCCCAAGTCTCTGTATCGGACTGCAGAGGAGCTAGAGAATGAAGACCTCAAGCTCTGGACCGAGACCATCTACCAGTCTGCCAGCGTTTTCAAAGGCACCCCACACGAG ATTCTCATTCAGATTGTAGATGCCTCTTCAGTGATCACTTGGGATTTTGATGTGTGCAAAGGGGACATTGTCTTCAACATCTATCACTCCAAGAGGTCACCACAGCCCCCCAAAAAGGACTCCCTGGGAGCGCACAGCATTACTTCTCCAGGAGGGAACAATGTGCAGCTCATAGACAGGGCCTGGCAGCTGGGCCGGGACTACAGCATGGTGGAGTCGCCTCTGATTTGCAAGGAGGGAGAAAGTGTGCAG GGCTCCCATGTGACACGGTGGCCGGGTTTCTACATTCTGCAGTGGAAGTTCCACAACATGCCAGCCTGCGCCACCACCAGCCTGCCCCGAGTGGATGATGTGTTGGCCTCCCTGCAGGTGTCCTCCCACAAGTGTAAAGTGATGTACTACACCGAAGTGATCGGGTCTGAGGACTTCAG AGGTTCTATGACCAGCCTGGAGTCCAGCCACAGTGGGTTCTCCCAGCTGAGTGCCGCCACCACCTCCTCCAGCCAGTCTTACTCCAGCTCCATGATTTCCAGGTAG
- the SEC14L1 gene encoding SEC14-like protein 1 isoform X3: MVQKYQSPVRVYKHPFELIMAAYERRFPTCPLIPMFMDSDTVSEFKSEDGAIHVIERRCKLDIDAPRLLKKIAGVDYVYFVQKNSLNSRERTLHIEAHNETFANRVIIKEHCCYTVHPENDDWTCFEQSASLDIKSFFGFESTVEKIAMKQYTSNIKKGKEIIEYYLHQLEEEGITFVPRWTPPSFAPSSETSVSCRKQAASLAVVVPDAAQKEGLGSEALSTPSAAPEPVVGTPDDKLDADYIKRYLGDLTPLQESCLIRLRQWLQETHKGKIPKDEHILRFLRARDFNIDKAREIMCQSLTWRKQHQVDYILDTWHPPQVLQDYYAGGWHHHDKDGRPLYVLRLGQMDTKGLVLSINEEGLRRCEENTKVFGRPISSWTCLVDLEGLNMRHLWRPGVKALLRIIEVVEANYPETLGRLLILRAPRVFPVLWTLVSPFIDDNTRRKFLIYAGNDYQGPGGLLDYIDKEIIPDFLGGECMCEVPEGGLVPKSLYRTAEELENEDLKLWTETIYQSASVFKGTPHEILIQIVDASSVITWDFDVCKGDIVFNIYHSKRSPQPPKKDSLGAHSITSPGGNNVQLIDRAWQLGRDYSMVESPLICKEGESVQGSHVTRWPGFYILQWKFHNMPACATTSLPRVDDVLASLQVSSHKCKVMYYTEVIGSEDFRGSMTSLESSHSGFSQLSAATTSSSQSYSSSMISRWRFC, from the exons GCCTATGAAAGGAGATTTCCTACATGTCCTTTGATTCCGATGTTCATGGACAGTGACACTGTGAGTGAATTCAAGAGTGAGGATGGGGCTATTCACGTTATAGAAAGACGTTGCAAACTGGACATAGACGCACCCAGACTGCTGAAAAAG attgcCGGAGTTGACTATGTTTATTTTGTCCAGAAAAACTCACTGAATTCTCGGGAACGTACTTTGCACATTGAGGCGCATAATGAGACGTTTGCCAATCGGGTCATCATTAAGGAGCACTGCTGCTACACT GTTCACCCTGAAAATGATGATTGGACCTGTTTTGAACAGTCTGCCAGTTTAGATATTAAATCTTTCTTTGGTTTTGAAAGTACAGTGGAAAAAATTGCAATGAAACAATATAccagcaacattaaaaaa ggaaaagaaatcattGAGTACTACCTTCATCAGCTAGAGGAAGAAGGCATAACGTTTGTACCCCGCTGGACTCCTCCCTCCTTCGCACCCTCTTCAGAGACATCTGTATCGTGCAGGAAGCAAGCAGCGTCATTGGCTGTTGTGGTCCCAGACGCTGCGCAGAAGGAAGGGCTGGGCAGCGAGGCCCTCAGTACCCCTAGCGCAGCCCCTGAGCCTGTGGTGGGGACCCCCGACG ACAAACTGGATGCAGACTACATCAAGAGGTACCTGGGTGACTTGACTCCACTGCAGGAGAGCTGCCTGATCCGGCTTCGCCAATGGCTCCAGGAGACCCACAAGGGCAAA ATCCCAAAAGACGAGCATATTCTTCGGTTCTTACGTGCCCGAGACTTCAATATAGACAAAGCCAGAGAGATCATGTGTCAGTCTTTGACTTGGCGAAAGCAGCACCAGGTGGATTACATTCTTGACACCTGGCACCCTCCCCAGGTCCTTCAGGACTACTATGCGGGAGGCTGGCACCATCACGACAAAG ATGGTCGGCCCCTCTATGTGCTTAGGCTGGGGCAGATGGACACCAAAGGCTTG GTTCTCTCCATCAATGAAGAAGGGCTACGACGATGTGAAGAAAACACGAAAGTTTTTGGCAGGCCCATCAG TTCGTGGACCTGCCTGGTGGACCTGGAGGGACTGAACATGCGCCACTTGTGGAGACCTGGCGTCAAGGCCCTGCTGCGCATCATTGAGGTGGTGGAAGCCAACTACCCTGAGACACTGGGCCGTCTGCTGATACTGCGGGCTCCCCGGGTGTTTCCTGTCCTCTGGACACTG GTTAGTCCATTCATCGATGACAACACCAGAAGGAAATTCCTTATTTACGCGGGAAACGATTACCAGGGCCCAGGCGGCCTGCTGGATTACATCGACAAAGAGATCATCCCAGATTTCTTGGGCGGGGAGTGCATG TGTGAAGTACCAGAGGGCGGGCTGGTGCCCAAGTCTCTGTATCGGACTGCAGAGGAGCTAGAGAATGAAGACCTCAAGCTCTGGACCGAGACCATCTACCAGTCTGCCAGCGTTTTCAAAGGCACCCCACACGAG ATTCTCATTCAGATTGTAGATGCCTCTTCAGTGATCACTTGGGATTTTGATGTGTGCAAAGGGGACATTGTCTTCAACATCTATCACTCCAAGAGGTCACCACAGCCCCCCAAAAAGGACTCCCTGGGAGCGCACAGCATTACTTCTCCAGGAGGGAACAATGTGCAGCTCATAGACAGGGCCTGGCAGCTGGGCCGGGACTACAGCATGGTGGAGTCGCCTCTGATTTGCAAGGAGGGAGAAAGTGTGCAG GGCTCCCATGTGACACGGTGGCCGGGTTTCTACATTCTGCAGTGGAAGTTCCACAACATGCCAGCCTGCGCCACCACCAGCCTGCCCCGAGTGGATGATGTGTTGGCCTCCCTGCAGGTGTCCTCCCACAAGTGTAAAGTGATGTACTACACCGAAGTGATCGGGTCTGAGGACTTCAG AGGTTCTATGACCAGCCTGGAGTCCAGCCACAGTGGGTTCTCCCAGCTGAGTGCCGCCACCACCTCCTCCAGCCAGTCTTACTCCAGCTCCATGATTTCCAG atGGCGATTTTGTTGA
- the SEC14L1 gene encoding SEC14-like protein 1 isoform X1 codes for MVQKYQSPVRVYKHPFELIMAAYERRFPTCPLIPMFMDSDTVSEFKSEDGAIHVIERRCKLDIDAPRLLKKIAGVDYVYFVQKNSLNSRERTLHIEAHNETFANRVIIKEHCCYTVHPENDDWTCFEQSASLDIKSFFGFESTVEKIAMKQYTSNIKKGKEIIEYYLHQLEEEGITFVPRWTPPSFAPSSETSVSCRKQAASLAVVVPDAAQKEGLGSEALSTPSAAPEPVVGTPDDKLDADYIKRYLGDLTPLQESCLIRLRQWLQETHKGKIPKDEHILRFLRARDFNIDKAREIMCQSLTWRKQHQVDYILDTWHPPQVLQDYYAGGWHHHDKDGRPLYVLRLGQMDTKGLVRALGEEALLRYVLSINEEGLRRCEENTKVFGRPISSWTCLVDLEGLNMRHLWRPGVKALLRIIEVVEANYPETLGRLLILRAPRVFPVLWTLVSPFIDDNTRRKFLIYAGNDYQGPGGLLDYIDKEIIPDFLGGECMCEVPEGGLVPKSLYRTAEELENEDLKLWTETIYQSASVFKGTPHEILIQIVDASSVITWDFDVCKGDIVFNIYHSKRSPQPPKKDSLGAHSITSPGGNNVQLIDRAWQLGRDYSMVESPLICKEGESVQGSHVTRWPGFYILQWKFHNMPACATTSLPRVDDVLASLQVSSHKCKVMYYTEVIGSEDFRGSMTSLESSHSGFSQLSAATTSSSQSYSSSMISRWRFC; via the exons GCCTATGAAAGGAGATTTCCTACATGTCCTTTGATTCCGATGTTCATGGACAGTGACACTGTGAGTGAATTCAAGAGTGAGGATGGGGCTATTCACGTTATAGAAAGACGTTGCAAACTGGACATAGACGCACCCAGACTGCTGAAAAAG attgcCGGAGTTGACTATGTTTATTTTGTCCAGAAAAACTCACTGAATTCTCGGGAACGTACTTTGCACATTGAGGCGCATAATGAGACGTTTGCCAATCGGGTCATCATTAAGGAGCACTGCTGCTACACT GTTCACCCTGAAAATGATGATTGGACCTGTTTTGAACAGTCTGCCAGTTTAGATATTAAATCTTTCTTTGGTTTTGAAAGTACAGTGGAAAAAATTGCAATGAAACAATATAccagcaacattaaaaaa ggaaaagaaatcattGAGTACTACCTTCATCAGCTAGAGGAAGAAGGCATAACGTTTGTACCCCGCTGGACTCCTCCCTCCTTCGCACCCTCTTCAGAGACATCTGTATCGTGCAGGAAGCAAGCAGCGTCATTGGCTGTTGTGGTCCCAGACGCTGCGCAGAAGGAAGGGCTGGGCAGCGAGGCCCTCAGTACCCCTAGCGCAGCCCCTGAGCCTGTGGTGGGGACCCCCGACG ACAAACTGGATGCAGACTACATCAAGAGGTACCTGGGTGACTTGACTCCACTGCAGGAGAGCTGCCTGATCCGGCTTCGCCAATGGCTCCAGGAGACCCACAAGGGCAAA ATCCCAAAAGACGAGCATATTCTTCGGTTCTTACGTGCCCGAGACTTCAATATAGACAAAGCCAGAGAGATCATGTGTCAGTCTTTGACTTGGCGAAAGCAGCACCAGGTGGATTACATTCTTGACACCTGGCACCCTCCCCAGGTCCTTCAGGACTACTATGCGGGAGGCTGGCACCATCACGACAAAG ATGGTCGGCCCCTCTATGTGCTTAGGCTGGGGCAGATGGACACCAAAGGCTTGGTAAGGGCCCTCGGGGAGGAGGCCCTGCTGAGATAT GTTCTCTCCATCAATGAAGAAGGGCTACGACGATGTGAAGAAAACACGAAAGTTTTTGGCAGGCCCATCAG TTCGTGGACCTGCCTGGTGGACCTGGAGGGACTGAACATGCGCCACTTGTGGAGACCTGGCGTCAAGGCCCTGCTGCGCATCATTGAGGTGGTGGAAGCCAACTACCCTGAGACACTGGGCCGTCTGCTGATACTGCGGGCTCCCCGGGTGTTTCCTGTCCTCTGGACACTG GTTAGTCCATTCATCGATGACAACACCAGAAGGAAATTCCTTATTTACGCGGGAAACGATTACCAGGGCCCAGGCGGCCTGCTGGATTACATCGACAAAGAGATCATCCCAGATTTCTTGGGCGGGGAGTGCATG TGTGAAGTACCAGAGGGCGGGCTGGTGCCCAAGTCTCTGTATCGGACTGCAGAGGAGCTAGAGAATGAAGACCTCAAGCTCTGGACCGAGACCATCTACCAGTCTGCCAGCGTTTTCAAAGGCACCCCACACGAG ATTCTCATTCAGATTGTAGATGCCTCTTCAGTGATCACTTGGGATTTTGATGTGTGCAAAGGGGACATTGTCTTCAACATCTATCACTCCAAGAGGTCACCACAGCCCCCCAAAAAGGACTCCCTGGGAGCGCACAGCATTACTTCTCCAGGAGGGAACAATGTGCAGCTCATAGACAGGGCCTGGCAGCTGGGCCGGGACTACAGCATGGTGGAGTCGCCTCTGATTTGCAAGGAGGGAGAAAGTGTGCAG GGCTCCCATGTGACACGGTGGCCGGGTTTCTACATTCTGCAGTGGAAGTTCCACAACATGCCAGCCTGCGCCACCACCAGCCTGCCCCGAGTGGATGATGTGTTGGCCTCCCTGCAGGTGTCCTCCCACAAGTGTAAAGTGATGTACTACACCGAAGTGATCGGGTCTGAGGACTTCAG AGGTTCTATGACCAGCCTGGAGTCCAGCCACAGTGGGTTCTCCCAGCTGAGTGCCGCCACCACCTCCTCCAGCCAGTCTTACTCCAGCTCCATGATTTCCAG atGGCGATTTTGTTGA
- the SEC14L1 gene encoding SEC14-like protein 1 isoform X4 yields MVQKYQSPVRVYKHPFELIMAIAGVDYVYFVQKNSLNSRERTLHIEAHNETFANRVIIKEHCCYTVHPENDDWTCFEQSASLDIKSFFGFESTVEKIAMKQYTSNIKKGKEIIEYYLHQLEEEGITFVPRWTPPSFAPSSETSVSCRKQAASLAVVVPDAAQKEGLGSEALSTPSAAPEPVVGTPDDKLDADYIKRYLGDLTPLQESCLIRLRQWLQETHKGKIPKDEHILRFLRARDFNIDKAREIMCQSLTWRKQHQVDYILDTWHPPQVLQDYYAGGWHHHDKDGRPLYVLRLGQMDTKGLVRALGEEALLRYVLSINEEGLRRCEENTKVFGRPISSWTCLVDLEGLNMRHLWRPGVKALLRIIEVVEANYPETLGRLLILRAPRVFPVLWTLVSPFIDDNTRRKFLIYAGNDYQGPGGLLDYIDKEIIPDFLGGECMCEVPEGGLVPKSLYRTAEELENEDLKLWTETIYQSASVFKGTPHEILIQIVDASSVITWDFDVCKGDIVFNIYHSKRSPQPPKKDSLGAHSITSPGGNNVQLIDRAWQLGRDYSMVESPLICKEGESVQGSHVTRWPGFYILQWKFHNMPACATTSLPRVDDVLASLQVSSHKCKVMYYTEVIGSEDFRGSMTSLESSHSGFSQLSAATTSSSQSYSSSMISRWRFC; encoded by the exons attgcCGGAGTTGACTATGTTTATTTTGTCCAGAAAAACTCACTGAATTCTCGGGAACGTACTTTGCACATTGAGGCGCATAATGAGACGTTTGCCAATCGGGTCATCATTAAGGAGCACTGCTGCTACACT GTTCACCCTGAAAATGATGATTGGACCTGTTTTGAACAGTCTGCCAGTTTAGATATTAAATCTTTCTTTGGTTTTGAAAGTACAGTGGAAAAAATTGCAATGAAACAATATAccagcaacattaaaaaa ggaaaagaaatcattGAGTACTACCTTCATCAGCTAGAGGAAGAAGGCATAACGTTTGTACCCCGCTGGACTCCTCCCTCCTTCGCACCCTCTTCAGAGACATCTGTATCGTGCAGGAAGCAAGCAGCGTCATTGGCTGTTGTGGTCCCAGACGCTGCGCAGAAGGAAGGGCTGGGCAGCGAGGCCCTCAGTACCCCTAGCGCAGCCCCTGAGCCTGTGGTGGGGACCCCCGACG ACAAACTGGATGCAGACTACATCAAGAGGTACCTGGGTGACTTGACTCCACTGCAGGAGAGCTGCCTGATCCGGCTTCGCCAATGGCTCCAGGAGACCCACAAGGGCAAA ATCCCAAAAGACGAGCATATTCTTCGGTTCTTACGTGCCCGAGACTTCAATATAGACAAAGCCAGAGAGATCATGTGTCAGTCTTTGACTTGGCGAAAGCAGCACCAGGTGGATTACATTCTTGACACCTGGCACCCTCCCCAGGTCCTTCAGGACTACTATGCGGGAGGCTGGCACCATCACGACAAAG ATGGTCGGCCCCTCTATGTGCTTAGGCTGGGGCAGATGGACACCAAAGGCTTGGTAAGGGCCCTCGGGGAGGAGGCCCTGCTGAGATAT GTTCTCTCCATCAATGAAGAAGGGCTACGACGATGTGAAGAAAACACGAAAGTTTTTGGCAGGCCCATCAG TTCGTGGACCTGCCTGGTGGACCTGGAGGGACTGAACATGCGCCACTTGTGGAGACCTGGCGTCAAGGCCCTGCTGCGCATCATTGAGGTGGTGGAAGCCAACTACCCTGAGACACTGGGCCGTCTGCTGATACTGCGGGCTCCCCGGGTGTTTCCTGTCCTCTGGACACTG GTTAGTCCATTCATCGATGACAACACCAGAAGGAAATTCCTTATTTACGCGGGAAACGATTACCAGGGCCCAGGCGGCCTGCTGGATTACATCGACAAAGAGATCATCCCAGATTTCTTGGGCGGGGAGTGCATG TGTGAAGTACCAGAGGGCGGGCTGGTGCCCAAGTCTCTGTATCGGACTGCAGAGGAGCTAGAGAATGAAGACCTCAAGCTCTGGACCGAGACCATCTACCAGTCTGCCAGCGTTTTCAAAGGCACCCCACACGAG ATTCTCATTCAGATTGTAGATGCCTCTTCAGTGATCACTTGGGATTTTGATGTGTGCAAAGGGGACATTGTCTTCAACATCTATCACTCCAAGAGGTCACCACAGCCCCCCAAAAAGGACTCCCTGGGAGCGCACAGCATTACTTCTCCAGGAGGGAACAATGTGCAGCTCATAGACAGGGCCTGGCAGCTGGGCCGGGACTACAGCATGGTGGAGTCGCCTCTGATTTGCAAGGAGGGAGAAAGTGTGCAG GGCTCCCATGTGACACGGTGGCCGGGTTTCTACATTCTGCAGTGGAAGTTCCACAACATGCCAGCCTGCGCCACCACCAGCCTGCCCCGAGTGGATGATGTGTTGGCCTCCCTGCAGGTGTCCTCCCACAAGTGTAAAGTGATGTACTACACCGAAGTGATCGGGTCTGAGGACTTCAG AGGTTCTATGACCAGCCTGGAGTCCAGCCACAGTGGGTTCTCCCAGCTGAGTGCCGCCACCACCTCCTCCAGCCAGTCTTACTCCAGCTCCATGATTTCCAG atGGCGATTTTGTTGA